Proteins from one Arthrobacter sp. Soc17.1.1.1 genomic window:
- a CDS encoding cation:proton antiporter, whose translation MFEAASITYAAAGLAVFAAALLPRLLMRAPVSMPMVFLAAGILVFSFSPGLPDPDPMQYSDLTIHLSEVCVIVSLMGAGLALDRRVGWRRWSTTWRLLGIAMPLCILVLTLMGMWLLGLGLASALLVAAALAPTDPVLASEVQVGEPSESEEDLEAEDEVRFGLTSEAGLNDGLAFPFVYLAILISTVGMSPSAWFPEWALLDVLWRIIIGCAFGYGMGKLLGRIFFRAPIKSARLANHSEGFVALAATFLTYGVTEAVEGYGFIAVFVCAVTIRAGEQTHGYHGVLHSYIEQLERLLTVVVLVLLGGAVARGLFEGLRPLEVVVAVAFILLIRPVTAWLSLVRGKTGPWERSVLAFFGVRGIGSIYYLAYALSKGEFTADEAALWRIGGLVIVLSIVVHGITAAPVINALDRARQRKARAQGDEAQAPSTPV comes from the coding sequence GTGTTCGAAGCAGCAAGCATCACCTATGCGGCGGCAGGGCTCGCGGTGTTCGCCGCGGCACTCCTGCCCCGGCTGCTCATGCGCGCCCCGGTCTCCATGCCCATGGTGTTCCTCGCGGCCGGCATCCTCGTGTTCAGCTTCTCGCCCGGCCTGCCCGACCCGGATCCGATGCAGTACAGCGACCTGACGATCCATCTCAGCGAAGTCTGCGTCATCGTCTCCCTCATGGGTGCCGGGCTCGCCCTGGACCGCCGGGTCGGCTGGCGCCGCTGGTCGACGACCTGGCGGCTGCTGGGCATCGCGATGCCGCTGTGCATCCTCGTCCTGACCCTGATGGGGATGTGGCTGCTCGGGCTCGGACTGGCCTCGGCGCTGCTGGTCGCCGCCGCGCTGGCCCCCACCGACCCCGTCCTGGCCTCCGAGGTGCAGGTGGGCGAACCGTCCGAATCGGAGGAGGACCTCGAGGCCGAGGACGAGGTGCGCTTCGGCCTGACCTCGGAGGCGGGTCTCAACGACGGACTCGCGTTCCCCTTCGTGTACCTCGCGATCCTCATCAGCACCGTCGGCATGTCCCCGTCCGCGTGGTTCCCGGAGTGGGCCCTCCTCGACGTCCTGTGGCGCATCATCATCGGCTGCGCCTTCGGCTACGGCATGGGTAAGCTGCTGGGCCGCATCTTCTTCCGGGCCCCCATCAAGAGCGCCCGCCTCGCCAACCACTCCGAGGGCTTCGTGGCGCTCGCGGCCACGTTCCTGACCTACGGCGTCACCGAGGCCGTGGAGGGCTACGGCTTCATCGCCGTGTTCGTCTGCGCCGTCACCATCCGGGCCGGGGAGCAGACCCACGGCTACCACGGTGTCCTCCACAGCTACATCGAGCAGCTCGAGCGGCTCCTGACCGTCGTGGTGCTGGTCCTGCTGGGCGGCGCGGTGGCACGCGGCCTGTTCGAGGGGCTGCGTCCCCTCGAGGTCGTGGTGGCCGTCGCGTTCATCCTCCTGATCCGCCCGGTCACGGCCTGGCTGAGTCTGGTCCGCGGCAAGACCGGGCCGTGGGAGCGCAGCGTCCTCGCGTTCTTCGGGGTGCGCGGGATCGGCTCGATCTACTACCTCGCCTACGCCCTGTCGAAGGGCGAGTTCACGGCGGACGAGGCGGCGCTGTGGCGCATCGGCGGCCTCGTGATCGTCCTGTCCATCGTGGTGCACGGCATCACCGCCGCGCCGGTCATCAACGCCCTGGACCGTGCCCGGCAGCGGAAGGCCCGCGCGCAGGGCGACGAGGCGCAGGCGCCGTCGACGCCGGTCTAG
- a CDS encoding benzoate/H(+) symporter BenE family transporter: MLAGIVTALVGFTSSFAVVLAGLRATGATPGQAASGLLALTAVVGLGIVLLALRYRIPVTLSWSTPGAALLAGAAMPAGGWPAAVGAFLVTGLLIVLTGAVPWLGGLVARIPQHLAQAMLAGVLLPLCLAPFQSLGTIPLLVLPVILVWLAASALLPRWAVPLALVTALAVIGVRLAVDGTVIDASSLAPSVTATVPVLDPAAVVGIALPLYVVTMASQNLPGVAVLSSFGYTAPWRPALTVTGLGTAVVAPFGGHAVNLAALSAALAAGEGAGEDRDRRWVAALTAGISYLVLAAGSGALVVVVGAAPAGLVEAVAGLALIGTMATAVTASFSDARGRMSGAVTFLLAASGLSVLGIGGAFWALVGGLLVRATLERPTARP; this comes from the coding sequence ATCCTCGCGGGCATCGTCACAGCACTCGTCGGCTTCACGTCCTCCTTCGCCGTCGTCCTCGCGGGGCTGCGGGCCACCGGGGCGACGCCCGGACAGGCGGCGTCGGGCCTGCTGGCCCTGACGGCCGTCGTGGGGCTCGGGATCGTGCTGCTGGCGCTCCGCTACCGCATCCCCGTCACCCTCTCCTGGTCCACGCCCGGCGCTGCCCTGCTCGCGGGGGCGGCCATGCCCGCCGGCGGGTGGCCGGCGGCGGTGGGCGCGTTCCTCGTGACAGGCCTGCTGATCGTGCTGACGGGCGCCGTGCCGTGGCTGGGCGGTCTCGTGGCGCGGATCCCCCAGCACCTCGCGCAGGCCATGCTCGCCGGAGTGCTGCTGCCGCTCTGCCTCGCACCCTTCCAGTCGCTCGGCACCATCCCGCTCCTCGTGCTGCCGGTGATCCTCGTGTGGCTGGCCGCGTCCGCGCTCCTGCCCCGCTGGGCCGTGCCGCTCGCCCTCGTCACGGCGCTGGCCGTGATCGGGGTCCGGCTCGCCGTCGACGGGACCGTGATCGACGCCTCCTCGCTCGCCCCGTCCGTCACGGCCACCGTCCCGGTGCTCGACCCCGCCGCCGTGGTGGGCATCGCCCTGCCGCTCTACGTGGTGACCATGGCGTCGCAGAACCTCCCCGGGGTCGCCGTCCTGTCCTCCTTCGGCTACACCGCGCCCTGGCGGCCGGCGCTCACCGTGACGGGACTCGGCACGGCCGTCGTAGCACCGTTCGGCGGTCATGCCGTCAATCTCGCGGCCCTGTCCGCCGCCCTGGCGGCCGGTGAGGGCGCCGGCGAGGACCGGGACCGGCGCTGGGTCGCCGCCCTCACGGCGGGGATCTCCTACCTGGTACTGGCGGCGGGGTCGGGCGCGCTCGTCGTCGTGGTCGGCGCCGCGCCGGCGGGTCTCGTGGAGGCCGTCGCCGGGCTCGCCCTCATCGGCACCATGGCCACCGCCGTGACGGCGTCCTTCAGCGATGCGAGGGGCCGCATGAGCGGCGCGGTGACGTTCCTCCTGGCGGCGTCCGGCCTGTCCGTCCTCGGCATCGGCGGGGCCTTCTGGGCGCTGGTCGGCGGGCTGCTGGTCCGGGCGACCCTCGAGCGGCCGACGGCGCGTCCCTGA
- a CDS encoding 3-oxoacyl-ACP reductase, with product MTDLPYNGLVTNRLKDRTAVITGGASGIGLATARRLAHEGAGVVIADICDESTGQGIAERIGGRFVRTDVTDEDDVRAMYAFTQDTYGSIDIAFNNAGISPEDDASILATGIDAWRRVQEVNLTSVYYCCKHVLPYMQAQGRGSIINTASFVALVGAATSQISYSASKGGVLSMSRELGVEFARQGIRVNALCPGPVNTPLLAELFASDPEKAERRLIHVPLGRFAEPDEIAAAVAFLASDDASFITASQFSVDGGVTGAYVTPL from the coding sequence ATGACGGACCTGCCCTACAACGGACTCGTCACCAACCGCCTGAAGGATCGCACCGCCGTCATCACCGGCGGCGCGTCGGGCATCGGCCTCGCCACCGCCCGGCGCCTCGCCCACGAGGGGGCGGGCGTGGTGATCGCGGACATCTGCGACGAGAGCACGGGCCAGGGGATCGCGGAGCGGATCGGGGGCAGGTTCGTGCGCACGGATGTGACGGACGAGGACGACGTCAGGGCCATGTACGCGTTCACGCAGGACACCTACGGGTCGATCGACATCGCCTTCAACAACGCGGGGATCTCGCCCGAGGACGATGCCTCCATCCTCGCCACGGGGATCGACGCCTGGCGGCGCGTCCAGGAGGTGAACCTGACCAGCGTCTACTACTGCTGCAAGCACGTGCTCCCGTACATGCAGGCCCAGGGCAGGGGTTCGATCATCAACACGGCCTCCTTCGTGGCGCTGGTGGGCGCGGCGACGTCCCAGATCTCCTATTCGGCGTCGAAGGGCGGCGTGCTGTCGATGAGCCGTGAACTGGGGGTGGAATTCGCGCGCCAGGGCATCCGGGTCAACGCGCTCTGCCCCGGGCCGGTCAACACGCCGCTGCTGGCGGAACTGTTCGCGAGCGACCCCGAGAAGGCGGAGCGGCGGCTCATCCACGTACCGCTGGGCCGCTTCGCCGAGCCGGACGAGATCGCCGCCGCGGTGGCCTTCCTCGCCTCGGACGACGCCTCCTTCATCACCGCGAGCCAGTTCTCGGTGGACGGCGGTGTCACCGGCGCGTACGTGACACCCCTGTGA
- a CDS encoding aldehyde dehydrogenase family protein, whose amino-acid sequence MSPVRQILNPATEEPIGTVPMAGPEETDAAIARAAVAFPAWRQVAPADRALLLRRFAAAVDAAIDDLAALEVANAGHTIALARWEAGNVRDVLTYYSAAPERHVGQQIPVAGGVDITFHEPLGVVGIIVPWNFPMPIAAWGFAPALAAGNTVVLKPAELTPLTAVRLGELALEAGIPEGVLTVLPGKGTVVGERFVTHPAVRKVVFTGSTAVGKRIMAGCADQVKRVTLELGGKSANVIFADSDLGKAAAAIPDGAFDNAGQDCCARSRVLVERPVLDEVLALLESAMTSVRVGDPRDAATTMGPLISAGQREAVARFVYDGDGRAVADVAFQGSAPSGPGFWFPPTVLTPSAPDSPAFTDEIFGPVVCVVPFDDEADAVRIANDSAYGLSGSIWTRDIGRALRVSRAIDAGNLSVNSHASVRYSTPFGGFKQSGFGRELGPSALDAFSETKNVFLATDA is encoded by the coding sequence ATGAGCCCTGTACGGCAGATCCTCAACCCCGCCACCGAGGAGCCCATCGGCACCGTGCCGATGGCCGGACCCGAGGAGACCGACGCCGCGATCGCCCGGGCGGCGGTGGCCTTCCCCGCCTGGCGGCAGGTGGCACCGGCCGACCGGGCCCTGCTGCTGCGCCGGTTCGCGGCGGCCGTCGACGCCGCGATCGACGACCTCGCGGCGCTCGAGGTGGCCAACGCCGGCCACACGATCGCCCTCGCGCGGTGGGAGGCCGGCAACGTGCGGGACGTCCTCACGTACTACTCCGCGGCTCCGGAACGGCACGTCGGGCAGCAGATCCCGGTCGCGGGAGGCGTGGACATCACGTTCCACGAACCCCTCGGGGTCGTCGGCATCATCGTGCCCTGGAACTTCCCGATGCCCATCGCCGCCTGGGGATTCGCCCCCGCCCTCGCCGCGGGCAACACCGTGGTGCTCAAACCCGCCGAGCTGACGCCCCTGACCGCCGTCCGGCTCGGTGAACTGGCACTGGAGGCGGGCATCCCCGAGGGTGTCCTCACGGTGCTGCCCGGCAAGGGGACCGTGGTCGGCGAGCGCTTCGTGACGCACCCTGCGGTACGGAAGGTCGTCTTCACGGGCTCCACCGCGGTCGGCAAGCGGATCATGGCCGGCTGCGCGGACCAGGTCAAGAGGGTGACGCTCGAACTCGGCGGGAAGAGCGCGAACGTCATCTTCGCGGATTCCGATCTCGGGAAGGCCGCGGCGGCGATCCCGGACGGGGCGTTCGACAATGCGGGCCAGGACTGCTGCGCGCGGTCCCGCGTCCTGGTGGAACGCCCGGTCCTGGACGAGGTCCTCGCCCTGCTCGAGAGCGCGATGACGTCCGTCCGCGTCGGCGACCCCCGGGACGCCGCCACCACCATGGGGCCCCTCATCTCGGCCGGCCAGCGGGAGGCGGTGGCCCGGTTCGTCTACGACGGGGACGGGAGGGCCGTCGCGGACGTCGCGTTCCAGGGATCCGCGCCGTCGGGGCCCGGCTTCTGGTTCCCGCCCACGGTCCTCACGCCGTCGGCCCCCGATTCGCCGGCCTTCACGGACGAGATCTTCGGACCCGTCGTGTGCGTCGTGCCGTTCGACGACGAGGCGGACGCCGTGCGGATCGCCAACGACTCGGCGTACGGCCTGTCCGGCTCCATCTGGACCCGCGACATCGGCCGTGCGCTGCGCGTCTCGCGTGCGATCGACGCCGGGAACCTGTCCGTGAACTCGCACGCCTCCGTGCGGTACTCCACCCCGTTCGGGGGCTTCAAGCAGTCGGGCTTCGGCCGCGAGCTCGGGCCCTCCGCGCTCGACGCGTTCAGCGAGACCAAGAACGTCTTCCTCGCCACCGACGCCTGA
- a CDS encoding gamma-glutamyl-gamma-aminobutyrate hydrolase family protein: MPGDQARDTYRPRIGITTYWQPAAWGVWDRAAALVPAAYIRAVDDAGGTPLLLPPVGTDADVLSLLDGLVVIGGSDVDPSYYGAAPHPRTVSQPERDEHDLALTRAALAAGLPLFAICRGAQVLNVALGGTLHQHLPDLHPDAARYRPAPGVFGRVDFTTTPGSIARRLLGKHASSPCYHHQGLDAVAGGLRVTARAADGTVEVVESADGTSPGWLLGVQFHPEENGQDRRLFGGFVDAALAHALQRRGTVRAAS; this comes from the coding sequence GTGCCAGGCGATCAGGCGCGCGACACCTACCGGCCGAGGATCGGCATCACCACGTACTGGCAGCCGGCGGCCTGGGGCGTCTGGGACCGGGCGGCGGCGCTCGTGCCTGCCGCCTACATCCGGGCGGTGGACGACGCGGGAGGAACCCCCCTCCTGCTGCCCCCCGTCGGCACCGACGCGGACGTGCTGTCCCTGCTCGACGGGCTCGTCGTCATCGGAGGCTCGGACGTCGACCCCTCGTACTACGGCGCCGCGCCGCACCCCCGCACGGTCAGCCAGCCGGAACGCGACGAGCACGACCTCGCACTGACCCGTGCCGCCCTCGCCGCGGGCCTGCCGCTGTTCGCGATCTGCCGCGGTGCGCAGGTCCTCAATGTGGCCCTCGGCGGCACCCTCCACCAGCACCTGCCCGACCTCCACCCGGACGCTGCACGGTACCGGCCCGCGCCCGGCGTGTTCGGGAGAGTCGACTTCACCACCACACCCGGGTCGATCGCGCGCCGGCTGCTCGGCAAGCATGCGTCGAGCCCCTGCTACCACCACCAGGGGCTCGACGCCGTCGCGGGCGGGCTGCGGGTCACGGCACGGGCCGCCGACGGCACGGTGGAGGTCGTGGAGAGCGCCGACGGGACCTCTCCGGGATGGCTCCTCGGCGTGCAGTTCCACCCCGAGGAGAACGGGCAGGACCGGCGCCTGTTCGGCGGGTTCGTCGACGCCGCCCTCGCCCACGCGCTGCAGCGCCGCGGGACCGTGAGGGCCGCGTCATGA
- a CDS encoding glutamine synthetase family protein: MEPHPRNERMLTIDQLTSAIRSAEIDSVVLAFTDMQGRLQGKVIHGQFFLDTALGHGTEACNYLLAVDTEMNTVDGYAMSSWETGYGDMVFDLDYDTIRRLPYREGTVMIQSDLSFTTGEPVDVAPRSILKAQAAKAADLGLRAFSGTELEFLVYNESFEGARLKEYRDLVPANQYNVDYSILGSLRVEPLLRDIRNAMYQAGMVVESAKGECNLGQHEIAFKYDDVVVTADNHSVYKLSAKDMASQRGQAVTFMAKPNEREGSSCHIHMSLRGEDGGLVFWDAGKNERTPLYDHFIAGVLATMREFTLFYAPNINSYKRFAEGSFAPTAVAWGLDNRTCSVRLVGQGGSARLENRLPGADANPYLALAAMLAGGLHGVANSLELPPRMDGNAYHSDAEHVPVTMQEARDLFAGSAVALEVFGKDVVEHYTHYADVEMAQFNAAVTDWEMRRGFERH; this comes from the coding sequence ATGGAACCGCATCCCCGCAACGAGCGCATGCTCACGATCGACCAGCTCACCTCGGCAATCCGGTCCGCGGAGATCGACTCGGTGGTGCTGGCCTTCACGGACATGCAGGGCAGGCTGCAGGGCAAGGTGATCCACGGCCAGTTCTTCCTCGACACGGCCCTCGGCCACGGCACCGAGGCCTGCAACTACCTGCTGGCCGTCGACACCGAGATGAACACCGTGGACGGGTACGCGATGTCGAGCTGGGAGACCGGGTACGGGGACATGGTCTTCGATCTGGACTACGACACCATCCGCCGCCTGCCCTACCGCGAGGGCACCGTGATGATCCAGTCGGACCTGTCCTTCACGACGGGCGAGCCGGTGGACGTCGCCCCCCGCAGCATCCTCAAGGCACAGGCCGCGAAGGCCGCCGACCTCGGCCTGCGGGCCTTCTCGGGGACCGAGCTCGAGTTCCTCGTCTACAACGAGTCCTTCGAGGGCGCACGGCTCAAGGAGTACCGCGACCTCGTCCCAGCGAACCAGTACAACGTCGACTACTCGATCCTGGGCTCGCTGCGCGTCGAGCCCCTCCTGCGGGACATCCGCAACGCGATGTACCAGGCGGGGATGGTGGTCGAGTCCGCCAAGGGCGAGTGCAACCTCGGCCAGCACGAGATCGCCTTCAAGTACGACGACGTCGTCGTCACCGCCGACAACCACAGCGTGTACAAACTCTCGGCGAAGGACATGGCGTCGCAGCGGGGGCAGGCCGTGACGTTCATGGCCAAGCCGAACGAGCGTGAGGGCTCCTCCTGCCACATCCACATGTCCCTGCGGGGCGAGGACGGCGGGCTGGTGTTCTGGGATGCCGGGAAGAACGAGCGCACACCGCTCTACGACCACTTCATCGCAGGGGTTCTGGCCACGATGCGCGAGTTCACGCTCTTCTACGCCCCGAACATCAACTCGTACAAGCGCTTCGCCGAGGGCTCCTTCGCCCCGACGGCGGTCGCCTGGGGGCTGGACAACCGCACCTGCTCGGTCCGCCTCGTGGGCCAGGGCGGCTCGGCACGGCTCGAGAACCGCCTGCCCGGCGCCGACGCCAACCCCTACCTCGCGCTGGCGGCCATGCTCGCGGGCGGCCTCCACGGTGTCGCGAACAGCCTCGAGCTGCCACCGCGGATGGACGGGAACGCCTACCATTCGGACGCCGAGCACGTCCCGGTGACCATGCAGGAGGCGCGCGATCTCTTCGCGGGGTCCGCGGTCGCGCTCGAGGTCTTCGGCAAGGACGTCGTCGAGCACTACACGCACTACGCGGACGTCGAGATGGCGCAGTTCAACGCCGCCGTCACGGACTGGGAAATGCGGCGCGGGTTTGAGCGGCACTAG